AAAGACGTCCTTGGCGGGGGCAGCCGGGAGCCACCTGCATGAAGTCCTGGCAAGGAGGCACATGTAGAAACAGGGGTGCTGTCACGAGGCGTCGAGGTGAAGAGTGGAGACTGTTGGTTGCTCAGAGAGCCCAAGACACCAAGGACCCTGTCGAGTTCACTAGAGATACGCATCACAGACTCTGTCAGGAACCTGACCTTGTCTGGCTCGGGGACAGCCTGCAAATCAGCTCTCAAATCAACTGgtgggaaagaggggaaaagaggggTCACTGGGAAGGCAAGGGAGACAGGAGACCTTCCCTGTCCAAGCTGAGGCCAATCAATCTGTGCTTAGGGATACAGAGGCTTTGCAGCCAGGTTTTGTGCCCTGGAGGCTGCTTGGGCACAGAGTGAAGCAGAACGATGATAGCAAGGACATGATCCTCCCATGTTGCAAGAATAGGGCCTGCCAGACAAGTCTGGATATGCACAAGTGTGCGCATCTGGCCTCCCTGCCCCATCTCCCCCAGTTCCCCTGTACCCCTTCACACAGCCATAAACATAACAGCAACTCCCTTGCAAATGACAGTCAGGCACTTACATTCAGGCTGATTTACATTTACACTGGATGTGCTGTTTGTATCCTCAGAATTGCTGAGATCAAAAGTCACCATCTTCTTGCATGCAGCACTCTTCAGTGTGTCTTCATCTGAGAGCTGGgccaaagaaggaaaatgaccCAAATAAGACATGCTGTAttgctgctgtggtttaaggCACGTCTTATTTGGgtctctattctgctctcagaGAATGTGTTTCAGAAAGCCAGCTCTACTGGGCACCACTCTCTGGCCACCAGAAACAGGGCccaacagccctgcagagattCCAGCACAGGGAAAAGGGCTCTGGGCAGACTGGAGGGCAGCAGGGCAAGGccaagcagcagtgatgctggtggTTACCTCCTCCAGCAGCGAGGACTCCAGCTGgctcagcttctcttctttcttcttgagCAGTACCTGTCCTTTCCGCATAGCAGACTTCATCTTGTCCAACTGCTTGGCTTCCTGCAGGGGGTCAACAGCCGAGCCAAGGAGAAGTGAACCAGAATGACAGGAAAGAACCGTGTTAGTGGTTGGGCTGACTTTCATTATCTCACTTCTACTCAGCACTGGAAATGAGGATGCTGGAGTAAAATTGCTCCCAAATCATGGAGAGCATGGGAAATGGAATGTACAGAGGGCAGAGCACAAGCCTCAAAGCCGGTTCACCCCAAGGAAGAGGTGATACCTCCTCCACTTGAAGGTCCCAAGAGCTTCAACTAAAGCCAAGCTCCTGCACTGCAGCAAGCACTGGGCTGCACTGCTCACCTCTTCCAGGTTCTTGCGCATGCCCTCCAGGTGCTGGGAGCTCTTGGGATCCTGCACCACCTCCTGGGCCTTCTGCATGTCCTGGCGccactgctgctttgcagctttCAGTGCCATGTGCCTCTTCCTCATGGAGTGAGTCTGGGTCACCAGGAACTCCTTGGCATTCCTGATGGAAATCCCTTCCGCAGAGATGTAGCTCCTGACACTACACGAGAGAGACACACATGCTCCTGCcttcctgtgctgtgctctcctgCTTGTGAAGCCAAAGCAAACccttctgcagaagcagctgctggaagACACTCACTGATCAAACTGGAGGTCACCGTCCTCATGGCTTTGGGTGGGTGGGGAAACAGGCTCTCCAGATGAGTGCTGAGGAGTTGAAACATGGAAACAACTGACATTTGCATGGGAAACAGAACCCTAGAACCCCATAAGAATCCAATTAGGAGCCAACATTCACAGTGCCATCACCAGGGTACTGCCCACATCCAAAATCAGTGCCAGGGATGCTCTTCATGGGACTTCTCAAAAGTAACAGAGACATTTCCATCCCTGTTTTGACTCCAAGGACACTCAAGTATCCCACACTCCTTTCCTCCCAGTAATAAGAGACAGAAATCAGCCCTAAACATATTGATGTCTCCGGGCAAAGAAAAACGCATCAGCGCATCTCAACTGTCTTCAACCAGAAGGAACAAAAGCTGGGATTTTCAAGGGAGTTACAGTTTCAGATCTCACACAGCAAGCACCTTTACAGTCTGCTTTACTCACAGCTTCACTAGCTTCTCCCAGGTcttcagcacagagctcagcttcCTCCTTTGGAGATTCCACACTTTCTTCTGCCTCCAGTTGTTTCAAAGTGTCCTGTTTGCTTCTGATGGCTGCGTCCAGCTCACTGCCACACAAAAGACAACACTTGATTACACTGCAAGTCCATCTAGCCCAGGAACCCATCTCTCAAAGCATCTTATTAACCTCACCAGACAGGTGGAGAGAAGCCAAATGAATGTGACAAGCAGAGGTGAAGGGGcaaaattacacagcaagcgAATAATAGATCTGGAAATAGAGCCCAGGACCCCCATGCCCTCAGCACGCAGGAAAACACCATTAGGATTCTGAAGGAATACGgtccagcacaggagcagctgaggtAAGGGAGAGGCCCAGGTGAGGTTTCTGTCAGGGGCAGAGGGTAGATGTGTTTCTATCAGAGGAAATCCCTCATGCTCTCACCTCTTGCGCTTCTGCAGTCTCTGCTTTCGGGTCTGCAGCAAATCCACCTGAGCCTCCAGCTCAGCCTTCTTGTCCTGCAGCTCTTCCACAGACTTCTGCAGCTGCCGGATGGACTCCAGGAGGCTGGAatgctccttcctgctctcctctAGCCGCAGCTGAGAGGCTAAAGCAGCTTCCTAGAAGAAAGCCAAAGAATCTCTCACAGTTCTCTCCCCAGCACCAAAGCAAAAGGCACACAACCTGCAGGAGCTGGCTACCTACACAGCGCACAGGAGGTCCCAGAGCTACACAGGCACACACCATGCGCCAACCCTGGAGGCACAGAACTGGCTCCTTCTCTTAGGAAACAGCCTGGAGCTGATCTAAGTGCCAGCAGGATGGCACTCCAGACCTTCACACTCACAACTTAGGGGAAGCAGTTTGCTTCTTCAAAGCCACAGTTGTAGTGTGCTGCCCTCATCCccagaggaagagcagcacagcacctctcCAGAGCCAAGGCGTACGTACATCTCGTTCCAGCTTCGCCTGCCTGTCTTCCTCCCgcagctgctgcctcttcttcctcagaGACTCCTCCTATACACAGGTAAGACAGCAGGTGAGTGTCAGagggaggagatgctgatgcCCAGCAGGACTTGCAGCAGGTCAGGCCTAAGTCCCAAGACCATTTCAAAACCTGAGGACTGTTGTCAGTTTTGCTTTATTCCCCCCCCACAGGCTCAAGATCCCCTTCCTCTATTTGACTTCAAAGGAGAAGCTGGCCATATTTGCACCCTCTACAGTGTCCAGGGCTCATGGCACTTCTGCAGGATCCCGCTTTTGTGAAGCCTCTGCTCGCCTCCAGCATTTCTCTACCTTTTCACTTCCtcaccccagtgctgctgggaaagGAAGGGCTGACAGAAGCAATGTTATCTACAGCCCTTGGCACAGGCCACGACTTAAGAGATCTGGCAGGCGAGAGCATCAACCAGTGATTTCTGCCAGCTCCACTGGAGCATTTGGAGTGCTTCCCTCTCCCACTGCTACCCAAGATCCAGAAACCCTCATTCttttcacagcagcagggagaagaggaggtAAATCAGGAAGGGGCTGACTGAAATCTGACACGATGTCGAGCAGAACATGCCACCTTGAAAGGCTTTAATGATCCCCCTGTCACTTTGACAGCCACTTACTGTCTTTCACTGCAAAGACCAGCCAGGAGGCTGCACTGCCAGGAGCACTTAGCCCTGCTCTGACCGGAGATGGGGGTTTTACCTGTAACCTGCGTAGCAGCAAAAGCCCTAGCTGAGCACTTCTGCAAAGCCTCCCAGAAGGGGAGACCCGCAGGGACTCACCTGGCTCAGGAGCTGtgctgacctgctctgcacggTCTGCATGCGCACCTCCAGCTCGCTTTCCAGCTCCTGCACCTTCCTCTCCTGCACAGAGATGCTGAGTtaaagagcagcaggagctcctCCCTCACCGGGCAGAGCTCTGCCACCACACCAGGCCCTGGGAAAGCACCCCCTGCCCACTGTGGTGCAGAGGGGGAGGCACAGGGGGTGCCAGGGCACCCAGGCTGTGCCAAGCAGTGCAGCACACACTcaccttctccctctgcctgtgctgcagtgctgcgAGCCGCTcgcccagctctgcctgcagagcctTCACCTCCGCCTCGTGCCGCTGCCGCAGGCGCCCCAGCTCACCCCGCAggccctcctgcagctctgctctttgcttCCTCTCCTGTTTGGTGCCAAACACAACGGGAACAGCGCAGAGTGAAGCCCAGGGTTCTCCATCGCGACTGCACAGAGAGCGAGCCCGGAGCTAACACCAACTACGGCAGGTTAGAACCTTTTGCTTACAGGGACAACCCTGTTAAGGAAAGGGctcaagaaagaagaaacagcccATGAAACTGAGGTTGTGTTACATACTGCTGACTGGATAGCCAAAAACGGGAGGCAGAAGGCTTTCTGAAATGGGTACCCACAAATATCACGCAGAAATCCACAAAAGCATGTGGAAGTTGCCTTCACAGAGAACATTTTGACGGCTTATCCTTATAACCCCAGCCTAAATTCACTTTGTGTCATGGCAACAATGCCCAGAAAGACAATTTCCATTTCTAGGAATGGCTGAGACAGACAGCACTGGCAAGTAGCAGTGTCAGCCCAACTGAGCGAGCCACCAGTCACCTCCCAACCCCACTGCTCTCGCCCAGCAGTACCTCCTCCTCATACTGATCCTGAACCCTTGCCAGGGCCTCCTGGTGCTCCTGTTTCATcctctccattttcctctcatgGTCTTTCTCCACTTCCTGGCGTTTCTCTCTCATCAGCTCGCTGAGCTGGAGGGGTAACAAAAGATGTTCCTCTGAACTACAGCATCAGACCCCAGCAGCCCCCCCCAGGGAACAACTCACACACGAGCAGAGGGACTGAAGCTCAGAGTACATTGCAAGTGGGATCAGGCTGTGGCCTGGGTAGCACAAAGCACCCTGGTGAGGTTAAGATGCTGTTAGGGGTGTTCTTCCCCCTCAGGCACCACCGTCACCACCAGGCAGGGGATGTGGCCTCTCAGACCCCAGGACACATCCAAGGAGAGAGGGTGAGGGACCATCAGCAATGCAAGGTGAGTACTTGCCTCGCGCTCGTATTCTGTCAGTCGATAGGCTTTCAGCTGcactttctgctctgctctctgcaagTCTTCCCGCAGCTGAGCCTCCTCGCTCCTCTGTGCCTCTGCTATCTGGGTTTGCAGGCTGGAAATGACCTGCCATGAAAGCCACCCCCAGAGATTTGTCACCCTTCTGACAAGATCCATTCAGTGTCCTCCTACGGAGAGCAAGCAGCATGGCAAAGACCAGTGTGTGCAGTCTCACCTCCCCCTGCTTGGAGCTTGTCCAAGTGCTGAGCCAGACCTGAACCACATTTAGCAAGTGGGAAACATTACCACCACCCTCCCTGGGCACCTTTGGTGGCAGTGTGGGAGAAAACTGTTTACACTGTAAGGACACCAGCTCTTACCTTACGatgcttctcttctgctgccGATTTCAGCTGCCGAAGTTCACTTGCAAactccttctccagctcttcCATTGCCTACAGGCACAGGAACAAGACAGGCTGCTGGAGAACCTCCATGTGTGGGGACACACCACACTAGATGCATTTGCCATTATCGTCTATCCACAAGCATCAAAAGCACAATAGTAAACCCCTTCCAAACCAGAGCACACGCAAGGGGATCTCAGTGGATCTCAATCAAGCTGTGCTGGAAGGACTGAACTGCCCAGGCTCTCAGGAGGACTAAAGCAGCAGCCAAAGAGGTGATCAGATAAAGTGGCTTGGTTTAGCTTGGCAGAGACACAGTGATCTTTCTCTCATCTTCACATGCAACACGGCCATTTAAGTAATTGCTATTTAATCAGCACTGCAATAAAACCTGAGGGAGTACTCCTCCTCACCTCAATCAGCCTCTAACATCATACCTTAGCATCTTTCCTGTTTTAAGTGAGCCATTGTTAAAACACATGCTGGTGTTATTTCATCTCCATGCTTTAGCTTTGCAACACAAGCCCTAGCTGGGCATAAAGATCTCACCTTCTTCTTTTGCTCATCTAATCTCAACCTGTGCTCACTCAGGGATTGGTCCTTCTCATGCTCCAGTTTGGTCATCTCTTTCTGCTGAACTTCCTCCATTTCCACCTTCATTTGCTCCAAaacaagctgctgcttcctctccaGGCTCTCCTTTTCCATCACCTGCTGGAATTCCCACTCTTCTCTTAGTTTCTGCAGTGTGACCTCTTGCTCTGCCCTGGGAGGTTTGCAACAAGAACACAGATAGAAGTTAGTACTTTACCACTGGACTCCATTTAGGAGCCAGAGCCAAGAGATGACAGCACATGGAAGCCAGAAGAAACTGAGAATCACAGCACACCATTCACACGTGTACCAATTAAGGCtttggaaagaaacagcaaagcagccagTCAGCAGTGAAATAGGAAATAACCAATTGTAGGTTTTCCAGTGTCTGCCTCCTCCAATTGCTTCCACATGCCCTAACAGCTGTTAAACAGAGACATCCACTCAAACCAAGCTACGGTGCAAACTGCTCCTCTCCTTATAGGTGCCATTTCTTTCACTTGCATGGCCCAGAGCTGTGGCCCAACATCACAGCAACACAGCATCACATTTAGGGCCTTGTACTTGCTACCTCAGCAGGGTACCAGCCACGGGAGGCTCAGGAGGGCTAACACCTCCACTTGGAGCAGTTGCTGGTGACATGTGAGATGTTTCCCTCCCAAAGCAGCAGTTTACATCCCCAGGGATGGCAGGAAAACTTCCCACCTtatcttctcctcctctgctttggTCTCTGAGGCAATTTGAGCTCGCAGCTTTGAGAGTCTCTcgctttcttcctttctaatacgcagctcttcctcctcagaGACCTTTGCCAAGTCTTCCTGTAGAGCCCTGAGAGGCGAGCAGccaaaaacagaaacaaggtTCAGGAGGCTTTATTATCTTCAAACCACCTCCCCACGGGatcagctgctgctcccaccgCCTGGGCCTGCCCAAGCGAGGCATTCTCAGGGCTCCAGACCAGCAATTCCCCTCCATGCATCAGAATCtggctgctggcacaggagCATCAAACCTCTGCTACAGTGTGCTGCATCCTCATGGATGGCACTCGGGGCTGGGTGTTTTCCTGGTAAATTCAATCAACTCCTATTAAATGAAAGCAGGCTCCCAGCCAAGGAACCTGGATGCCCTATTCCTTAAAGCCTTGTTTGGAAGTCCCTCTGTAGAACAGACAGTACCAGAGGTTCAGATGGGTCCTCTGGGGTAACCTCATCTTCTCTAATGCTTCAATTTGCAGTCCTGTTACTACCATCCAGGCAGGGTTTGAACACTGGCCAGGTGGTAAAGCTCCAAGCACCGAGCTGGAAACTTCTCCCAGGTTAACCATAAGAGACAGGTTCAGAGCTCTGCAAGCTGCATGTGTATGGAACCAGAGCTCATCCCGCAGGAGGTGTGGGAAtgctccctcctcttcctgaggcaggctgtgctctccacacacagcactgccagcagacCACTGCCCATTGAGATGCGCAGATcctcacacacagcactgcctgtgccAGGCAAAGCCCTGCACTCCTCCTCCCCAAAAGCCTTCTTCTTGCCTCCTTTGCCAATaaccctgcagagcagcactacCTCCAAGGTGATGGCCTATAGCAGCCCAGGCGTGTAGCCCCCAGCAAGGAAATCACAGCtcagagcagaaacaggagGGAGATGGAGTAACAGAAGGAAGTACCtgagggatttttctttttgctgacgAAGCTTctcagcttcctcctcctcctccggctGCCTCATCTCCTCCTGGAACTGCTGACTTTTCTCCTCCTGTGCTTGCAATAAGTGTGTTATCTCTTGCCTGTGCTCCAGCTCATCAGCTGCTCCCTccagggactcttcactaggcTGGTTCAAGGACTTCTCGAGTTCAGGTTGCTCCTCAGGTCGCCTACCAAAAAGAGAAGGTTCCTTTGGCAAAAGTGTGATGGAAAACTGAGTCACATTAAGGAACAGCAACATCCCCCCAAACCAAGCATCCCAGAGCCACCTCCCCTGGAAACATCGCTGTCCAACGGAAAGGAGGATTGAATCCCAATGGACCACATCCCTTGCTGGTTAGCTCACAGGAGCTGAGGaccagcagcacagacaggcagaggcaggacacaAGGTGGGTACACACAAGCTCTCCTCACAAGGCTGCTGGGGAACACAGAGCACAcgctccaggctgagcagtgcATTACCTCCGGTACCAGCATGGGGATGCCCCCATGGGTTGACTCCCAGAGGAACTCTGACTGATAACTTAACCCCAGCAGCACTCAGGTCCTGGTAACTCTGGCTTTGTCCCACTAGAGATCACCTTGTAAGGGGAACAGGAAGGCTTTAGTAGCTCTGAAAGCCAGGCACTAAAGCAGATGCAGGCAGTACCTGTGTGCAGACCAGGGACtagcagtgtgctgctgctggaccagGTACTTCCCTGCCACTGCAGTCTGAAGTGTGCTGGGAGCCTGGTGGCTCCAGGCAACAGAAAGCCCAAAGCACTCCACAAATTCAAACCCAATCTGCTTCtaattaagcttttttttggACAGAGAGCAGTAAAATTATAAGGTCTTAGAGAGGCTGAAAGGGATAGAGGGGAAAATGAAGGTTGAGTTAAGAAAAACCTCATTCTTTGCTAGTGAAAGCTGGAGCAGCAAAGTCTCATCATGCTCTCTGCTAGCATAAGGCAGAGGGACTTCTGTTTTGCCAGCAATCAAGGAAACAGCAGCCCCAGCAATACAGGCTTGAGTCAGAAGAGAAAAGGTCACTTATGCAGCCATTAGCAAAAAGAACAGGACAGGAAGGAGCAGTTGGGTTCTGGAAAATCCCACTTCATAGCTGCTTCTATGGAATGCTGCGTGCTCTGGGCGGGCTGCAGAggagcctgcagcaggaggtgcccatctcctgctctgccacttCCACCTTTTAGCATGTTCTCCTTCTGCCCCAGTTCTTGCTTAAAGGGAGATCCgtccaacacacacacatttacacAGCCCAACACGATTCCCAGGGGGAAAAGGGAGACCCTGTGCTGGTGCCCACATCACAGatcccctctccagcattcagTCCTGAAAGGCACTGCCTGCTTTCCGCCACTGCACCTGCTGGTCCATCACTTGGCACAGAAAGCCAAGTCAGCACAACCACTTCTACTGAGCTCTGCTATGGCAGAGGAACTGCAGGGACAGATCTGCAAAGAGCAGCTATTTACTGCAGCAACAGAGCACTGGCTTTAGCAGGGAACCTGAGCTCTGCATCCTCTGCTCTGAGCTTATTACATCCCAAAGCAACCAGTGCTCCAGTGACTGGAAAACTGGAGTGATTGGCTGGGTCCTGTTGTTTCCCCTGTGTGAAAGCACCTCCCAAAGCAGGATGAAGGCTCCCAGCCTCATCAGTGACGCTGGCAAAGAGGAGGAGGCTCCTCCAAGCACAAAGCAACTTCCCTCCAGCCCAGGGCTCCTGGGCCACAGAGCCCAATGGCCAAGCTGCTGTCCTCCCCTCCCCAGGACAGGCTGTTCACTTGGCACTCACTGAAACAGCTCCTTGGATTTGCATATGGAGATGCCAGAGCACAGCTGTGCCCACCAAACCGCATCTCCTGGGGCACCGACTTCACACCCCAGCTCCTACCACCACAAAGGGGAACAAAGGGACAAACGCTGTTATGTTTACAACACCAGGGACTTAAACAAAGCCCTTACGCTTCCTGTGGGGCAGCAAGCTCCTCCAGGCTGCCTGGGATATCCAGCGAGCCCTCCTGCGATGCCGCTGCCGCTGccacagcctcctcctcctcaggggTCTCTAAAGCAAACCTCTTCTCCTGCGGTGTCTCACAAGCACTCTGAGCCCTCCCGCTTTGCAGCACAAAAGAGGGAACAGAAGACTGGGTTAGCACAGATgagtctggggctgctgcaggtaGAGGTGCCTGCCAGTGGGAACCATTGCTCCAGCACGGGTCTGCCAACGGCGCAACAAAGCTCCCAGCCATTCAGGCTAACAGGCAGCTGAGGATCGCATGGGTGCCAGGCTCAAAATGCTGCATTAATCCCGGGATTACCCCCTCTCTTTCCAGGTCCTCATAGAATCTCCCCAGCTAAGGCAGCCCTATTAGTAATACACTCATGCTGTTGTCCAAATTACAGATGGGAATACTGGCAGGCACGTTTATATCTACATCCCTACTTCACCTTGGCAGGACAGAGAAGAGAGGCAAAGCAAGCAGGAGCTAAGCTTTACaggcagagaggaggagaggatgcACAGCTGGGAAGCGGGTACCAAGAGATAAGGAGGCAGCTCCTACTGGCACGTTCTGGGGGACCTTCACATGAACAGCTCCTCTAAGAACAAGGCTGCAAATCCCAACTGCACCCAGGCAGTCATTAAGATGGACTGCAGCTTCTTCTGTTCACAAGTGTTCCTGGCACAGCAACAGCTTcttgtccccagtgccccagAGTACACGTAACTGTGCAGAGGCTAAGAGGTTTGACACGATTCATCTATAAATGCCACACGCTGCAGCTCTCAGAGGGAGGGGAAGGTTCAGACCATCCTGGCACAAGCGTGATGTTCACAGCCTTAGAGAGAAGTCAGAGCTGTGAGGGAAGCAGAGGGCACCTCCACATCTGGGGCAGCCACAAGGAAATGAGAGCCAGAAGCTACCAGGAAGCTGAAACAAAGCTCAGGTCTGCAGAGGCAGTACTAAGAAGgtggaaggagaagagagaggCTTAGTGAGAAAGCAGCATCTCAGGGTGTTCTGACAGGGGGATGTCTGTACAGGTTACAcagaccagagcagagcaggggcaaCATGACAGGAAAGTCATCCAGAGCTGGGGCTGTCCACACTTCCTCTGTTGCTCTGTTTGTACCATACCTCTCGGCAGCAtttgttcttttgctttgctcttcctctatacttgctttgctttggtctttttcctcttctcccagctCCTGGGCCTGCAGGTAAAAGCAAACAGTGTGGAGTTTGCTGGCTCCTTCCCCATCCAAGCCTCGAAGGACCTCACAGTGGTCACAGGGCAGCACCCTCTGGTCCAATGCATCAGCACTGCGTCCAGGGACCACAGAGCATCCAGGGCTGCTCCAGAACCCCAGCTGAACATGCcagcctcctctcctgcagGTAACCAAGGGTCTCAAAGCATCACAGGAATGCTTCCAGCAGCACAACCAACAGGCCTGGGA
Above is a genomic segment from Melopsittacus undulatus isolate bMelUnd1 chromosome 15, bMelUnd1.mat.Z, whole genome shotgun sequence containing:
- the CEP164 gene encoding centrosomal protein of 164 kDa isoform X3 → MALPPCRQMLEAPEESVVCIGDQIILEESYDENYVPSEQEVQDYARAIGIDPIKEPELLWLAREGIVALLPPGWKPCQDITGEIYYFNFANGQSVWEHPCDDHYRERVIQERQKLLASGSLKKKEKKKKEKKEKKSKKEKQSVKQLAPAGMLLAPVQVPPGGLAPLRGVPAPLLPGLRPSLLPLQHGSPAPTGLHTGAGTQPAETCKATNQLKKSLGLVCEEESSLKPGAVDKGRSEEEESENESSHETRGLFRNLHVDVSALGGSFDSEESVKSRRAEEGQEFSLDSDAVCPPTPIEVLLGDADSSLSDHNKDESGGKHTGNDPLGKPDPEVECDISAAAELPPSLGERSAAGVDMPSGPGPPRAASPAAEPAERDEQVNLASAIASLSGGEEMLNEMREEAAADLEADGKLDAGETSEASDCVEDLQVSDCLDHEVMWPVDMGTKNWLSEQVPDVEDLSAAVDSPMCKAQELGEEEKDQSKASIEEEQSKRTNAAESGRAQSACETPQEKRFALETPEEEEAVAAAAASQEGSLDIPGSLEELAAPQEARPEEQPELEKSLNQPSEESLEGAADELEHRQEITHLLQAQEEKSQQFQEEMRQPEEEEEAEKLRQQKEKSLRALQEDLAKVSEEEELRIRKEESERLSKLRAQIASETKAEEEKIRAEQEVTLQKLREEWEFQQVMEKESLERKQQLVLEQMKVEMEEVQQKEMTKLEHEKDQSLSEHRLRLDEQKKKAMEELEKEFASELRQLKSAAEEKHRKVISSLQTQIAEAQRSEEAQLREDLQRAEQKVQLKAYRLTEYERELSELMREKRQEVEKDHERKMERMKQEHQEALARVQDQYEEEERKQRAELQEGLRGELGRLRQRHEAEVKALQAELGERLAALQHRQREKERKVQELESELEVRMQTVQSRSAQLLSQEESLRKKRQQLREEDRQAKLERDEAALASQLRLEESRKEHSSLLESIRQLQKSVEELQDKKAELEAQVDLLQTRKQRLQKRKSELDAAIRSKQDTLKQLEAEESVESPKEEAELCAEDLGEASEAHSSGEPVSPPTQSHEDGDLQFDHVRSYISAEGISIRNAKEFLVTQTHSMRKRHMALKAAKQQWRQDMQKAQEVVQDPKSSQHLEGMRKNLEEEAKQLDKMKSAMRKGQVLLKKKEEKLSQLESSLLEELSDEDTLKSAACKKMVTFDLSNSEDTNSTSSVNVNQPEFDLRADLQAVPEPDKVRFLTESVMRISSELDRVLGVLGSLSNQQSPLFTSTPRDSTPVSTCASLPGLHAGGSRLPPPRTSLVDPLAWSSGLSSSNHSTAGRSVDSILADKWHKYFPGGFPSHTGSSRLLGSKLGYVPAEEQIRLLQSSQFQSCESDSTSIEGMIGMNEKWLKDFMRESKLPLFPGAQKPPASSSSIPQLKLDENGQLKLYHY
- the CEP164 gene encoding centrosomal protein of 164 kDa isoform X2 — translated: MALPPCRQMLEAPEESVVCIGDQIILEESYDENYVPSEQEVQDYARAIGIDPIKEPELLWLAREGIVALLPPGWKPCQDITGEIYYFNFANGQSVWEHPCDDHYRERVIQERQKLLASGSLKKKEKKKKEKKEKKSKKEKQSVKQLAPAGMLLAPVQVPPGGLAPLRGVPAPLLPGLRPSLLPLQHGSPAPTGLHTGAGTQPAETCKATNQLKKSLGLVCEEESSLKPGAVDKGRSEEEESENESSHETRGLFRNLHVDVSALGGSFDSEKESVKSRRAEEGQEFSLDSDAVCPPTPIEVLLGDADSSLSDHNKDESGGKHTGNDPLGKPDPEVECDISAAAELPPSLGERSAAGVDMPSGPGPPRAASPAAEPAERDEQVNLASAIASLSGGEEMLNEMREEAAADLEADGKLDAGETSEASDCVEDLQVSDCLDHEVMWPVDMGTKNWLSEQVPDVEDLSAAVDSPMCKAQELGEEEKDQSKASIEEEQSKRTNAAESGRAQSACETPQEKRFALETPEEEEAVAAAAASQEGSLDIPGSLEELAAPQEARPEEQPELEKSLNQPSEESLEGAADELEHRQEITHLLQAQEEKSQQFQEEMRQPEEEEEAEKLRQQKEKSLRALQEDLAKVSEEEELRIRKEESERLSKLRAQIASETKAEEEKIRAEQEVTLQKLREEWEFQQVMEKESLERKQQLVLEQMKVEMEEVQQKEMTKLEHEKDQSLSEHRLRLDEQKKKAMEELEKEFASELRQLKSAAEEKHRKVISSLQTQIAEAQRSEEAQLREDLQRAEQKVQLKAYRLTEYERELSELMREKRQEVEKDHERKMERMKQEHQEALARVQDQYEEEERKQRAELQEGLRGELGRLRQRHEAEVKALQAELGERLAALQHRQREKERKVQELESELEVRMQTVQSRSAQLLSQEESLRKKRQQLREEDRQAKLERDEAALASQLRLEESRKEHSSLLESIRQLQKSVEELQDKKAELEAQVDLLQTRKQRLQKRKSELDAAIRSKQDTLKQLEAEESVESPKEEAELCAEDLGEASEAHSSGEPVSPPTQSHEDGDLQFDHVRSYISAEGISIRNAKEFLVTQTHSMRKRHMALKAAKQQWRQDMQKAQEVVQDPKSSQHLEGMRKNLEEEAKQLDKMKSAMRKGQVLLKKKEEKLSQLESSLLEELSDEDTLKSAACKKMVTFDLSNSEDTNSTSSVNVNQPEFDLRADLQAVPEPDKVRFLTESVMRISSELDRVLGVLGSLSNQQSPLFTSTPRDSTPVSTCASLPGLHAGGSRLPPPRTSLVDPLAWSSGLSSSNHSTAGRSVDSILADKWHKYFPGGFPSHTGSSRLLGSKLGYVPAEEQIRLLQSSQFQSCESDSTSIEGMIGMNEKWLKDFMRESKLPLFPGAQKPPASSSSIPQLKLDENGQLKLYHY